In Bernardetia litoralis DSM 6794, the genomic window AATGTACCTTTGCACCTGTAAATCCCCTACTATTACTATTTATTTTATTTCTACACAGAATTATCTATAATTATAAATTACATTCTCAATCCCCAAGAATAGTAATTTTTAATTGCATAATTCGTAATTGAATTTCTTTGATGACAAAATCATATTCTAATTTTAGAAACCAAATCAAAACTATACTATTTGGTTTTTCTCTGCTTTTTACATTATTTTTTTTTAGCACTCAGGCAGCAAATGCACAAGCCTTTCGTACTACTTGGGTTACTGACGATGGCACAATAACTATTCCTACAAACTCTTCTAGTGGAGTATATAATTATGATGTTATTTGGACAAACCTTACCAATACAGGTATAGGAAATGGCTCTATTACAGGAAGAACAGGAAATTATACTATTACAGGACTTACCAACGGGGATACTTATGAAGTAGCTATTGCAGGAGATTTTCCTCATTTTTTTATGAATAATAATTCTTCAAACCGACACAAAATTCTGACAATAGAAGAATGGGGGGCTATTGAATGGGGAAGTATGCATAGTTCTTTTTATGGTTGTTCTAATCTTACTTATAGTGCTACTGATGTACCTGACCTTTCCAGAGTAAGATATATGTGGAGTATGTTTGAGGACTGTTCTAGTTTTAATGGAGATATTGGAAATTGGAATACAGCTACCATAATGTATATGATTAAAATGTTTAGTGGAGCTAGTTCTTTCAATCAAGATATTGGAAATTGGAATACAGCAAATGTAAGAGAGATGATTGAAATGTTTTCTGGAGCTACTTCTTTTAATCAAGATATTGGAAATTGGGATACAGCAAATGTAAGATATATGAGGAGTATGTTTTCTCTTGCCAGTGCTTTTAATCAAGACATTGGAAACTGGAATACTGGAAGAGTAATAGATATGAGTAGTATGTTTTGGCAAGCTACTTCTTTTAATCAAGATATTGGAAATTGGAATACCTCATCAGTAACAAATATGATGGAGATGTTTGATGGTGTTATCTCTTTCAATCATGATATTGGACGTTGGGACGTATCTGCTGTAACAAGTATGAGTAGTATGTTTTCTGGAGCTACCTCCTTCAATCAAGACATTGGAAATTGGAACACAGCTTCTGTGACGGGCATGAGTTTTATGTTTCATAGAGCGACTTCTTTTAATCAAGATATTGGAAATTGGAACACGGCTTCCGTATTAGACATGGGGGTAATGTTTTTTGCTGCTGCTTCTTTCAATCAAGATATTGGAAATTGGAATATAGCTAATGTTAGAAATATGAGTAGTATGTTTTTTGCTGCTGCTTCTTTTAATCAAGACATTAGCAATTGGAACACACAGAATGTGGGATATATGGATGATATGTTTCGTGGAGCTAGATCTTTCGATCAAAATATCGGAAACTGGAACACACAGAACGTAACTCGTATGAATGGTATGTTTAGTGGTGCTACTGCTTTCAATCAAAATATTGGAAGGTGGAGGATTGATAGTGTTACGAATATGAGTAATATGCTTGTTTTTTCTGGGTTAAATACCTCAAATTATGATTCTACTTTAATAGGTTGGGCAGCACAAAATGTACAACCTAATGTATCTTTAGGGGCTAATCGTTTGATTTACTGTAGTTCTATAGCAGAACGTAATGCTCTTATTACATCTAAAAACTGGGATATTACGGGTGATTTAATGGGTGGACAATCGGTAGATAATGTTACCTTACCACAAAATCAATATGTAGTATGCGCTAATACCTCAACAACCCTTGAAGTCAATGGAAGTGGAACTATAACTTGGTACAACTCACCTACTGGAAACGTATCTATTCATACAGGAAGTAGTTTTATTACTCCCATTCTGACAGCAGATTCTACTTATTTTTATGTTCAAGATTCAGTTGCAGGTTGTGGAACTAGTAACCGTATAGAAATAGTAGTTACTACTTCCTCAATAGATAATAGTACTCCTCCTCAAAATCAGTATGGAGTGTGTCTGAATGGTACTACTGTTTTAGAAGTTGCAGGACAAGGAACAGTTTATTGGTATGATTCGCCTACAAATACAACACCTTTACATATAGGAAATAGTCTTACAACACCAATTTTGACAGCAGATTCTACTTATTTCTATGCTTTAGATTCTATTGTAGGGTGTGGAAGTAATAATAGGTTGGAAATGCTAGTAACTACACAATCATTAAGTGCAGTAAGCAAAACCAACTATACAGCTTATTTAAATAACTTAGGACAGATTGAAGTAGATGCAGTTTTATTAGATAGTATTAGTACTGCAGCTTGTGGAAATACGATTGATTCTTACCTATTTGATGATACAGGTTTGGCAACTCGTTCTTTCTCGTGTGCTGACACTAGTGCAGTTCACAATGTAGTTTTGAGAGTTACAGACAATAACGGAAACACAGGAACTTCTCCTACTATTATTCACATAAAAGATACAATTCCTCCAGTATTTACTACTAGAATACTTCCTGTACTCTTTAATTCTTCTAATCAAGCTACTATTTTGGCAAGAGATTTTCTTACTTCTTTGAGTGATAATTGTACAGATTCGACAAACATAAATGTAGTATTCAATGATACTGGGTTAGAAACTACATCCTTTGATTGTGGAAACAGAATAAGAACTAACACCGATTTGAGAATTACAGACCAAGCTGGAAACAGAGTTATTCAACCTGTAATGATTATTCCTTCGGCTACAAACTATGATTTTAATGTAAATATAATTGGTGCGACATTCCGTCCTGCTATAGTTTCTACCGTTACTGTTTTTGCAAACAACTATTCCTGTGTTCCTAAGTCTGGCGAGTTAAAAATAACTTTGCCTTCTACCGTATTCTATAACTCTGCTTCCATTACTCCAAGTAGAATCGTAGGAAATGATTTGTTTTGGAATGTGGGCGATTTAAGTTTTAATAGAACTTTCGTAGTTAGAATTAATGTAACCCCATATTTTAACCTAAATATAGGTAATGAGCTTTGTTTCGCAGGATATATTACACCTGAAACAAATGATTTTTATCGTTTAAACAACCTAAAACAATACTGTTTTCCAATAGTAAACTCCTACGATCCTAACGACAAACAAGTCTATCCACAAGGAATTTGTGATGCTAAATTTACAAAACGTTCTGATCTGCCTTTGACTTATACAATTCGTTTCCAAAATACAGGAAATGCACCTGCTTTGAATGTAAGAATTGCAGATTCATTGAGTAGTTTATTGAATCGTCGTTCTTTGAGAGTTGTTGGAACAAGTCACCCAATGGTTGTGGACACAACAGCAAATAATAATGTTATCAATTTTAAATTCAATAATATTAACTTACCTGATAGCACTTCTAGCCCAGAATTAAGTCAAGGTTATGTTATTTTTGAGCTTGATGAAATTGAAGCACATACAGATACATCAAGAATTGAAAATAAATCCTATATTTATTTTGATACAAACGCTCCAATTATCACTAATACAGTCAAAAATACAATCGTAAATACGTTGCCTTTGTGTAATCCTGCTGGTGGTTCAAATCCACCGATTGCAGATTGTACGTTGCCAACTAATTTGAGTACAGAAATTTTGACTTCTACTAGAGTAAAATTATTGTGGACAGCTCCAACAAACACAAATGCAGTTAATTATGAAGTGTTGAGAAATGGACAGCGATTAGCTACTATTCCAGCTTCTAATTTATTTTATATTGATTCAACTTTAACAGCAAATACACGCTACAATTATTCTATAAAAGCAATTTGTGGAAATAATACAGCTACTTCAAACTCTGTTCAAGTGCGTACTATTCCAGCTACACCAACTTTATTTTCTGTTGTTGCAGCTTGTAAAGGCGAAAAAGGTATAATTGAAGTCCGAAGTTCAGGTGCCGTTTATAGAGTTTATGATTCTGAAACAGGCACAACACCACTTTTTGAAACAAATAATGCAAGTATCGAAACGCCTATTTTGAATGATAGCACTACTTTTTATATTTCTGTTGTCACTTCTGGACAAGAAAGTGAAAGGCTAGAAGTAGTTGTTCCTATCAAAGAAGTTTTTGATGCGATTGTTGAGCAAGGTTCTTTATTAGAAAGCTGTGCAACTGAATTTGTTTTATCTGCTCAAGAAGTTCAAGGTGCAACTTATACTTGGTTTAGAGAAAATGTAGAAGTAGGAACAGAACGCACATTAACTACAACTTTTGAAGCTCGTTATAAAGTTAGAGTTGTCAAAAATGGTTGTTTTGATGATTCTGAGTTTACGACTACTCGTTTTGTTTCTGCTCCAACGGCTAAAATTGAACAAGGAAATTCTGTTTCTTTCTGTGAAACTGGAACTCTAAATGCTCAAAATACAAGTACAAACGTAACTTATTCTTGGATTTTGAATGGTAATAATGTAGGAAATGGAACTTCTATTTCAGTTTCAGAATCTGGAACTTATACCTTGAAAGCTAGTCAGCCATCTTGTGCAGATAGTGTAACTATTGCTGTTACAATTACAACAGCACCAACAAATGTAGTTCTTACAGCAGATAAAACAGCTATTTGTACAGATGCTCAAACAACGCTTTCGGCAACAAATGGTACAGGTTTTACTTACAAATGGTTTAAAAATAACACAGCTATTTCAAACACTTCTGCCACACTTTCCACTTCTGAAATCGGAAACTATAAAGTAGAAATTACGACACAAGACGGTTGTAAAGTAACAACAAGCGAAGTAGAAATTACTCGTTTGCAAGTAAATCAAGCATTTTTGAGAGTAAATACAGAAAGTGGAAAAGACAAAACTATTGATGTAACTTCTCAAGATGCGATTGATTCTGTAAAATGGTTTAAAGATGGTGTAGAGATTCTAGCTTTTGCAAATCAAAACCTTATTACACCAACTGAAACAGGAAATTACAAAGCAATAGTAATTTATTCTACTGGTTGTGCATTTGAAACAGAAGCAAAAACATTTACTGTTGGTGGCATAACTGGAATAGAAGAAGAGTCTGCAAAAATCTTCACTATTTATCCAAATCCAAATAATGGTTCGTTTAAAGTAGAATTTGTAACAACAACAAATCAAAAAACAAATCTTGTTTTGGTTGATGGATTAGGTAGAACTATTCATCGTCAAGCAATTTTGATGAATGAAAAAACTACTTCTATCACACTTCCAAAAATAAGTGCTGGTGTGTATGTTGTGCAGATTGTTTCAGAAGGAAAAGTTTATACAAAACAGTTGATTATTCAATAAATAGTTTGTAGGTCAAACGGCTTACCTTTGACTATCACATTACAAAGAATCTTTCTCATTCTAAAAAAATTAGATAGAATAAAACTAAAGCAATAAAAAAACGCTACTTCTTTTTAGAAATAGCGTTTTTTATTTTATAAATTTCTGAATAAATACTCTAACGAATGTTCTATATTTTTGAGTTATTCCACACTCAAAATTTTCTTATATCTAACCTCATCATTCAAGACTTCAATGGCAGCTTTTAAGTCCAAATCATCATCAAATGTAGCTTCCATTTGTCCTCTTTCTAAATAATAACGAGTAATAATTTCTCTCTCTAAAAGCTCCATAATTTCAGTTTTGTGATTGCGTAAATCATTTTCTTTATTATGAGCAATTCCCTTTTTAAATTCGTCAATTTTAGGTTTTAGAGCATCATAAGAATCCTCTTTTTGCGCTACTTCTTCTAATTCCTTTATCATTTTTTCTACTTTGGTGGTATAATCATATTCTTTAGCAGAAAGCCATTTTACAAAACTATTATATTCTGTATCAGTCAGATTAAATTTCTTTGCTTCTGTGATTGTCTTATGTTCAAAATGATATTTATTGGCATAATCAAATAAAAGCCCTTTCAAGAATAGTGTTTGTGTAATCGGTGCAAACCTATCATGGTCAATCGTAATATCTGGCTTTACACCACCACCATCATACACCAAACGACCTGCAGCCGTTTTGAAAGGCATACGAAGCGAATCAGCCATTTTCCCTACACTTCCATCTTCATTTCTATGTGCATAATCAATTGCTTGAATACATCTTCCACTCGGAATATAATATTTTGCTATTGTAACTTTCAATTTAGAGTTATAAGAAAGCGAACGAGTAGCTTGTACAAGTCCTTTTCCATACGTATTTTCTCCTATCAAAACACCTCTATCATAATCTTGAATTACTCCAGAAACAATTTCGGCAGCCGATGCACTTGTTCCACTTGTCAAGACGACCAAAGGAATTTGTGTATCTGTTGCCTTTGAAAGTCCATTGTAGGTTTTGTTCCAATCTTTTACTTTTCCTTTTGTGCTTACAATTTCTTTTCCTTTTTCTACAAAAATATTAGAAATTTTGACAGCCTCGTCTAAAAGCCCTCCTGGATTTCCTCTGACATCAAAAATAATTTTTTCAGCTCCTTTTGCTTTTAAAGCTAATAAAGCATCATTTACTTCTTTACTTGCATCACGAGTAAAATCA contains:
- a CDS encoding S41 family peptidase; its protein translation is MKLKLPKLKKRFKYGIAGLLIVFITSSAFYNPSEKYFEIAKNLDIFATLFKEVNTWYVDDVTPATLMKTGIDAMLASLDPYTNYISEDQIEDYRTMTTGEYSGIGASVGTRDGRILIMMPLEGFAADKAGIKIGDEIMAIDGISLADKTYDETSQLLKGQAKTDVVLSIKRYGNEKPIDITITREKIQTYNVPYYGMVTENIGMIKLTDFTRDASKEVNDALLALKAKGAEKIIFDVRGNPGGLLDEAVKISNIFVEKGKEIVSTKGKVKDWNKTYNGLSKATDTQIPLVVLTSGTSASAAEIVSGVIQDYDRGVLIGENTYGKGLVQATRSLSYNSKLKVTIAKYYIPSGRCIQAIDYAHRNEDGSVGKMADSLRMPFKTAAGRLVYDGGGVKPDITIDHDRFAPITQTLFLKGLLFDYANKYHFEHKTITEAKKFNLTDTEYNSFVKWLSAKEYDYTTKVEKMIKELEEVAQKEDSYDALKPKIDEFKKGIAHNKENDLRNHKTEIMELLEREIITRYYLERGQMEATFDDDLDLKAAIEVLNDEVRYKKILSVE
- a CDS encoding BspA family leucine-rich repeat surface protein — its product is MTKSYSNFRNQIKTILFGFSLLFTLFFFSTQAANAQAFRTTWVTDDGTITIPTNSSSGVYNYDVIWTNLTNTGIGNGSITGRTGNYTITGLTNGDTYEVAIAGDFPHFFMNNNSSNRHKILTIEEWGAIEWGSMHSSFYGCSNLTYSATDVPDLSRVRYMWSMFEDCSSFNGDIGNWNTATIMYMIKMFSGASSFNQDIGNWNTANVREMIEMFSGATSFNQDIGNWDTANVRYMRSMFSLASAFNQDIGNWNTGRVIDMSSMFWQATSFNQDIGNWNTSSVTNMMEMFDGVISFNHDIGRWDVSAVTSMSSMFSGATSFNQDIGNWNTASVTGMSFMFHRATSFNQDIGNWNTASVLDMGVMFFAAASFNQDIGNWNIANVRNMSSMFFAAASFNQDISNWNTQNVGYMDDMFRGARSFDQNIGNWNTQNVTRMNGMFSGATAFNQNIGRWRIDSVTNMSNMLVFSGLNTSNYDSTLIGWAAQNVQPNVSLGANRLIYCSSIAERNALITSKNWDITGDLMGGQSVDNVTLPQNQYVVCANTSTTLEVNGSGTITWYNSPTGNVSIHTGSSFITPILTADSTYFYVQDSVAGCGTSNRIEIVVTTSSIDNSTPPQNQYGVCLNGTTVLEVAGQGTVYWYDSPTNTTPLHIGNSLTTPILTADSTYFYALDSIVGCGSNNRLEMLVTTQSLSAVSKTNYTAYLNNLGQIEVDAVLLDSISTAACGNTIDSYLFDDTGLATRSFSCADTSAVHNVVLRVTDNNGNTGTSPTIIHIKDTIPPVFTTRILPVLFNSSNQATILARDFLTSLSDNCTDSTNINVVFNDTGLETTSFDCGNRIRTNTDLRITDQAGNRVIQPVMIIPSATNYDFNVNIIGATFRPAIVSTVTVFANNYSCVPKSGELKITLPSTVFYNSASITPSRIVGNDLFWNVGDLSFNRTFVVRINVTPYFNLNIGNELCFAGYITPETNDFYRLNNLKQYCFPIVNSYDPNDKQVYPQGICDAKFTKRSDLPLTYTIRFQNTGNAPALNVRIADSLSSLLNRRSLRVVGTSHPMVVDTTANNNVINFKFNNINLPDSTSSPELSQGYVIFELDEIEAHTDTSRIENKSYIYFDTNAPIITNTVKNTIVNTLPLCNPAGGSNPPIADCTLPTNLSTEILTSTRVKLLWTAPTNTNAVNYEVLRNGQRLATIPASNLFYIDSTLTANTRYNYSIKAICGNNTATSNSVQVRTIPATPTLFSVVAACKGEKGIIEVRSSGAVYRVYDSETGTTPLFETNNASIETPILNDSTTFYISVVTSGQESERLEVVVPIKEVFDAIVEQGSLLESCATEFVLSAQEVQGATYTWFRENVEVGTERTLTTTFEARYKVRVVKNGCFDDSEFTTTRFVSAPTAKIEQGNSVSFCETGTLNAQNTSTNVTYSWILNGNNVGNGTSISVSESGTYTLKASQPSCADSVTIAVTITTAPTNVVLTADKTAICTDAQTTLSATNGTGFTYKWFKNNTAISNTSATLSTSEIGNYKVEITTQDGCKVTTSEVEITRLQVNQAFLRVNTESGKDKTIDVTSQDAIDSVKWFKDGVEILAFANQNLITPTETGNYKAIVIYSTGCAFETEAKTFTVGGITGIEEESAKIFTIYPNPNNGSFKVEFVTTTNQKTNLVLVDGLGRTIHRQAILMNEKTTSITLPKISAGVYVVQIVSEGKVYTKQLIIQ